From the Paraburkholderia sp. PREW-6R genome, one window contains:
- a CDS encoding NADPH:quinone oxidoreductase family protein — MRAIRCNQYGPPESLVVENLPDLQAPPGHVVIDVKAAAVNFPDVLIIENKYQFKPPLPFTPGSEFAGIVRAVGEGVTQFRPGSRVVAYTGSGGFAEQAVAAEAACVPLADTVPFELAAAFTLAYGTSHHAVVDRAGLKAGETMLVLGAAGGVGLAAVEIGKALGARVIAAASSDEKLAACVKHGADATINYSTEDLRERIRALTEGKGPDVIYDPVGGIYAEPAFRSIGWRGRYLVVGFANGEIPKLPLNLMLLKGASVVGVFWGDFAKREPQHNHTALEQMTRWIGEGKLKPYVSARYTLEETGRALRDMAGRRVIGKVVVTP, encoded by the coding sequence ATGCGCGCGATCCGCTGTAATCAATACGGCCCCCCGGAGAGCCTGGTTGTCGAAAACCTGCCAGACCTGCAGGCGCCGCCCGGCCATGTCGTGATCGACGTAAAAGCCGCAGCCGTCAACTTTCCCGACGTGCTGATCATCGAGAACAAATACCAGTTCAAACCACCGCTGCCGTTCACGCCGGGCTCCGAATTCGCGGGCATCGTTCGCGCGGTCGGCGAAGGCGTCACGCAGTTCAGGCCAGGTTCGCGCGTCGTTGCTTATACGGGCTCGGGCGGTTTTGCTGAACAGGCCGTGGCAGCAGAGGCGGCCTGCGTGCCGCTTGCCGACACCGTGCCTTTCGAGCTGGCCGCCGCTTTCACGCTGGCTTATGGAACGTCGCACCACGCGGTGGTCGATCGTGCCGGACTGAAAGCCGGCGAGACGATGCTCGTGCTGGGCGCGGCCGGTGGTGTCGGTCTTGCAGCGGTCGAAATCGGCAAGGCGTTAGGCGCGCGCGTGATCGCGGCGGCATCCAGCGACGAGAAACTCGCGGCCTGCGTGAAGCACGGCGCGGACGCCACCATCAATTACAGCACCGAGGACTTGCGCGAGCGGATCCGCGCGCTCACCGAAGGCAAAGGCCCCGACGTGATCTACGACCCGGTCGGCGGAATCTATGCAGAACCCGCGTTTCGCAGCATTGGCTGGCGCGGACGCTATCTGGTGGTCGGCTTCGCGAACGGAGAGATTCCCAAACTGCCGTTGAATCTGATGCTGCTGAAAGGCGCAAGCGTGGTCGGCGTTTTCTGGGGCGATTTTGCGAAGCGCGAGCCGCAGCATAACCACACGGCCCTGGAGCAGATGACCCGCTGGATCGGCGAAGGCAAGCTCAAGCCTTATGTGTCGGCGCGCTACACGCTCGAGGAAACCGGCCGAGCGTTGCGCGACATGGCCGGGCGGCGGGTGATCGGCAAAGTCGTGGTGACGCCGTAG
- the surE gene encoding 5'/3'-nucleotidase SurE, which produces MRILLSNDDGYLAPGLAALYEALKPIADVTVMAPEQNCSGASNSLTLSRPLSVLRSANGFYYVNGTPTDSVHIALTGMLDHTPDLVVSGINNGQNMGEDTLYSGTVAAATEGIMFGIPAIAFSLVDKDWVHLDAAVRVAAQIVSHYLEQPLPGHPLLNVNIPNLPYDQLGNWQITRLGKRHPSQPVIRQTNPRGEPIYWIGPSGSARDASEGTDFHAVATGNVSITPLQLDLTHTQMLPAARNWARAGSGAS; this is translated from the coding sequence ATGCGAATCCTACTCAGCAACGACGACGGTTATCTGGCGCCCGGCCTGGCCGCGCTCTATGAAGCGCTCAAGCCGATCGCGGACGTCACGGTCATGGCTCCCGAACAGAATTGCAGCGGTGCGTCCAATTCGTTGACGCTGTCGCGGCCGCTTTCGGTGCTGCGTTCGGCGAACGGTTTCTACTACGTGAATGGCACGCCTACCGACTCGGTGCACATTGCGCTCACGGGCATGCTCGACCACACGCCGGACCTCGTGGTCTCGGGCATCAACAACGGCCAGAACATGGGTGAAGACACACTCTATTCCGGCACCGTCGCGGCCGCCACCGAGGGCATCATGTTCGGCATACCGGCCATTGCGTTTTCCCTCGTCGACAAAGACTGGGTGCATCTCGACGCGGCTGTGCGCGTTGCGGCGCAAATCGTTTCGCATTATCTCGAGCAACCGTTGCCGGGGCATCCGCTGCTGAACGTGAATATCCCGAATCTGCCGTATGACCAGCTCGGCAACTGGCAGATCACGCGGCTCGGCAAGCGGCACCCTTCTCAGCCCGTGATCCGCCAAACCAATCCGCGTGGCGAGCCGATCTACTGGATCGGGCCGTCGGGCAGCGCGCGCGACGCCAGCGAGGGCACGGATTTCCATGCGGTCGCGACGGGGAACGTGTCGATCACGCCGCTGCAACTCGATCTGACCCACACGCAGATGCTGCCCGCGGCGCGCAACTGGGCGCGTGCCGGCAGCGGCGCTTCATGA